AACAGATCAAGCAGAACATGCAGCTGATCAGCGAAACACTGAAAAAGAATAAAGAAACGATCAGCCAGCTCGAAGAAAAACTGAAAAAGAGCGGTATACAATCTGCTGCTTTAAAGAAAACGATCAACCGTCTTTCTTCCGAACTGGATCAGAAAGCAACCATGATCGTCGCTTTGCAGGAAGACCTGGCAAAGAAAAATGTCCGTATCCAGGAACTGGATGAAATGGTTTCTTCCCTGAATGAAGATGTGGAAAACCTGGCAACAACCGCAGCCGCCCAATCGGAAAAGTTAGGTGAACAGGACAAGGCACTCAACACGGCTTACTATTGCTTCGGTACTGCCAAAGAACTGAAGGACCAGAAAATCCTTTCCGGCGGCGGTCTTTTCTCTAAATCAAAAGTATTACAGAGTGGCTTCAACAAAGATTACTTTATCTCCGTCGACATCCGCGAAGTGAAGGAAATACCTTTGTTCGCCGGTAAAGCCAAACTGAAATCCAATCACCCGGAAGGTTCTTACGAATTCGTAAAAGACGAAGACGGTAATCTGACATTGAACATCACAGACCCGAAAACATTTTGGAGCCTGGGCAAATATCTGGTTATTGAAGTAGGATGATGAAATACAAAAACCTCTTTATAGATCTAGACGATACCCTTTGGGATACGTACCACAATAATAAAGAATGCCTCGAAGAGATTTATACCGATCACCACTTGGATCGGTATTACGCCTCTTTCGAGGCTTTCTTCGATATCTACTGGCCGCACAACGAGTTGCTCTGGAAGCAATATCGGGCAGGCGAGATCGACCGTCAGACGCTTATTGTCGACCGTTTCCGTTACGTGCTCCGTCCACTGGGTATTGAAGATACCAAATCGGTGCTTGCCGTCAACAACGATTTCCTGCAACGTACGACAACCAAGACCGGACTGGTTCCCGGAGCGATCGAGTTGCTGGAATACCTGCGCCCATCCTACCGCATGTATATTTTATCGAATGGTTTCCGCGAAGTACAGGACAAAAAACTCCGCAATTCCGGACTGGCACCTTACTTTACCCGGATGATCCTTTCAGAAGATGCCGGCATACAAAAACCTCATAAGGGTATTTTCGACTTCGCTTTGATCAATACCAATTCACGCCGTAGTGAAACACTGATGATCGGCGACTGTTTCGAAGCCGATATTTTCGGTGCCCACCAATCCAAAATAGACCAACTTTGGTTCAATCCACAGGGATTACCTCCCCAGGAGTTTACTCCAACCTATACGGTTAAAAGCCTGGAAGAGATAAAAGGAATATTATAAACCTCGTTCTCAGAAGAATCTCACACGGTATAGGGTATATATAAACGCCCTCCCCCCCATCATCGGATACCCTATAACCTATCCTCTGATACCCTATAAGGGAACAATTCATTTCCCCATACCCAGTTGCACGATACAGAAATGCTATTTCTGTATCGTGCAACTGGGGGTATCAAAATTCCGACGTAAAATGGAACTTGATATCCGGGAAATCCTGTTGTGCCATTGTCAAGACGTAGCCGGAATCAGCCAGGTAGACATCGCGCCCCTCTTTGTCGAGCGCCATATACTGCGATTTACGTTTTTTGAAATTATCCAGGGCAGCCTGATTGTCACTTTCGATCCAACAGGCTTTATAAAGACTGATCGGTTCCCATTTACATTGAGCACCATATTCATGTAGCAGACGGTACTGAATTACTTCAAACTGCAATTGTCCTACCGTACCGATGATCTTGCGACCATTGAACTGGTTGGTAAAGAGCTGTGCAACCCCTTCGTCCATCAACTGTTCGATACCCTTGTTCAACTGCTTGGCCTTCATCGGATCCGCATTTTCAATGTATTTGAACATTTCCGGCGAGAAGCTCGGCAATCCCTTGAAGTGAAGCTCTTCACCAGCTGTCAACGTATCACCGATCTTGAAGTTACCGGTATCCGGCAGACCGATGATGTCACCGGCAAAAGCCTCATCCACCGTCTCTTTCTTCTGAGCCATGAATGCCGTCGGACTGCTGAAACGCAGTTGCTTACCGAAACGGACATGTTTATAAGGAGCATTCCGCTCGAAACGACCGGAACAGATTTTTACGAAAGCGATACAACTGCGGTGGTTCGGGTCCATATTCGCATGTATCTTAAAAACAAAGCCGGTAAAGTTATCCTCTTCCGGTTCAACGACACGCTCCACAGCCTGGATAGGACGGGGAGACGGCGCGATCTTGACAAAGCAATCCAGCAATTCCTTTACACCGAAGTTGTTCAAGGCAGAACCGAAAAAGACAGGAGCAATATCCCCTCTCAGATACGTATCCACATCGAACTCCGGATAAACACCCTCGATCAGTTCGATATCCGAACGAAGCTTTTCAGCCAGCGTATCGCCGATATGGTTTTCCAGTTCGGGACTGTTGATATCGTTAAACTCGATCTTCTCCGTCACATACTGTTTGCTCGGTGTGTAAAGGTCAAGTTTCTGTTCATATATATTATATACCCCTTTGAAACGCTGTCCCATGTCGATCGGCCAGCTCAAAGGACGCACGTTGATATGCAATTCTTCTTCAATCTCATCCAAAAGGTCGAAAGGATCCTTACCGTCACGGTCCATCTTGTTGACAAACACGATCACCGGCGTTTTACGCATACGGCAGACTTCCATCAACTTACGGGTCTGTGCTTCCACACCTTTGGCGATGTCGATTACGATAATAACACTGTCTACGGCAGTCAATGTACGGAACGTATCTTCGGCGAAATCCTGGTGACCGGGTGTATCGAGGATATTTACTTTATGATTCTCATAGTCGAAAGCCATCACAGAGGTTGCAACGGAGATTCCACGTTGTTTTTCTATTTCCATCCAGTCGGAGGTTGCCGTCTTCTTAATCTTATTGGATTTTACGGCACCCGCCACATGGATCGCACCACCGAACAACAGCAGTTTTTCCGTTAATGTGGTCTTACCGGCATCCGGGTGGCTGACAATAGCAAACGTTCTTCTTCTTTTAATCTCTTCTGAATACTGACTCATTTTTATATCGTTTATTTTATTTCAAACAGGGTTATGAACAGAGTTATCAACATACTTCTCAACATATCAACAGGGTTATCAACACCCTAAAGTTTCTCCATACAGAGGCGAAGACTCTCTTCCCAATGCGGGATAGTGATACCGTAGGTTGTTTTTATCTTCTTCTTATTCAGCACGCTATAAGGCGGGCGTACTGCCTTTGTCGGATAATCTTTCGTTTCGATCGGCAATACATGACAATCGATTCCGGCAATCTGCAGGATTTTTACCGTGAAATCGTACCAACTACAAACACCCTCGTTCGAGAAATGGTAGATTCCCGGCACGAAAGCATTCCGCTCATCGGCTGTTACCACTGCCAAAATCGCAGCAGCCAAATCACCCGCATAGGTCGGCGTTCCGATCTGGTCGAAGACAAAGCCTAATTGGTCACGCTCCTTACCCAAACGAAGTACGGTCTTTACGAAATTAGAGCCGAACTCAGAATAAAGCCATGCCGTACGGATAATAACTGCATCCGGACAAACTTCCTGCAGGATCTCTTCACCGGCCAACTTGGTCCGCCCGTAAGTGGAAATCGGACAAGTAACGTCTGTCTCCACATAAGGACGGTAGCTTGTTCCGCTGAAAACATAATCGGTAGAGACATGGATCATCTTTGCTCCGGCTTCATGTGCCGCTTTTCCCAGCACACCGACAGCAAAAGCATTGATACGGCGGCACAGGGCTTCCTCCTCTTCCGCCTTCTCGACTGCCGTATAGGCAGCGCAGTTTAATACAAAATCAACCTGATTATCCTTTATCATCCCCCGCACAGCAGCAGGATTCGTAATGTCCAACGTATCGACATCCGTAAAAAGGAAATTATATCCCGGATGGTTCTCTGCCAGCAGGCGAATAGAATTGCCCAGCTGCCCGTTGGCACCGGTTACTAATACTGTTTTCATTTCGTTAATCTTCTAATTTCAATTCTCCGTTCATATCTTCACGATACTTCTCGGCTAAAAGAGCCAGGAAAGAACTGATCTGTTTAATCGCTTCCTGTGTTTCCGGACTGACGGTTTTCCCCTGCATACGAAGAAGCAGATAACCATAGATTGCATTAAAACAGGTCTCCAGTTCCGGCAAGTCTTCCCCCCCGGACTTTGCTCGGAGCTGTACTATATAAGGAAGCGTTTTATAATAAGCCGCCCCGTAGATCATCTCTTTAGGCGACTTCAACAGCCGCAGGTGCAGGTCGGTCAGGGCTATGATCACGTTCTTGTTCAGCTGGATATGTCCTTTTTCCATGACACCCTCGCTACGCATCATATCGATCAGTTCCTCATACCATTTGGCAATCTCCTCTTTCACCTCTTCCGGCTGGTCATATTGGGCAATCACCGTCCGGCGGATCGAATCGAGATCAAACTGATTGGCACGTATCAGGTCTTCCACCTGCCACATGTACAACAAATACTCGGCTATATTTTCTTTTCTTTTTTGTTTCGCTACAATCATAGCTACAAAGATACACTATATTCGGATATCGCCCGATAAAAATCAGCATCTTTAACACCTAACTGGCGGCATGCCAGGCGTGCAGCATTCAGATTCGTCAGGAAATAACTGTCCGGGACCTGTATCGGAAATTCGCCGTAACGGGTCTGGAGGAAAGTGGCACCGTCCTTTTCGATCACAGGATGCGCACCGTAAGAGATAGCGGTAATGTCTTCACGCACCTCTTCAGCCAACTGTTTCACAGCCGGATCCCCCTCGAAATAGATCAGCTTCCCTTCCCGTTCGATCAAGGTCGTAAAATTCCTGAATGTATCGTAATAGGCATCCGGGCTGGCGTGATCCGTTTCCGGTGTCCAGGCCAGATTGGTCAGTATCGCGATGTGAGGACGGAAAAACTCCAGCTGGAAACGTTTCTCCAATGCCGATGTAACATGTTCATCGCCTTCTATCAGGGCAATACGCGCCTCGTAGCTCATATGCACACGATTCGGCAACAAAGGGATTTCGCTGGTCAGGGCATAATCGAAAACCATCTTCTGCCGCTGGAGGGCATAAATGATCATCGAGATAACCGTTTTCTTTCCGCGGCTTCCCGCAACGACTACCCGAGTTTTCTCTTTGGTCCGCTGAAATATGAATTCAGGTATAGAGAGAATCAATAACCCTAATTCCTTAGCTTTTATCAGTTCCGGATTATCCTGCTTGACAGTGGCGCCCAAAACGACAAAATTATTATCCTTTGTTAATCTCTCCGGAAACCATCCGTTTCCATGACATGTACAACCAGCAGTGTGCAGCTTCGCTATCACTTCTTCCGTCATACCATCACCGGAAACACTCACTTCATATCCCTTCTCATGAATAGCCAAAGCCAGGTCAAGCACAAGAGGTTCGGTTACGGAGATTAAATGAACTTTTCGCATCGCTTAGATTTTGTCGCAAATGTACACAATTTCATCAAGGTTCACCATACCAGTAATAGAAAAAATAGGCTTATATTTGACACAAAAAAAGTGAAATGAATATACAGATAATCGATACAGGTTACTTTTACGCAGATGGCGGAGCCATGTTCGGAGCTATTCCGAAAACCGCATGGAGCCGGCGCTATCCAAGCAACGACACGAACGGCTGTGTCCTGGCAATGAGGAGCCTGCTAATATCAAACATTCCTGAAAAAGTGATCCTCGTAGACAACGGAGCAGGCACCAAGCATTTGAAGCAGTTAAGCTATTATAATTTCTTCGACCTGGTTGACCTGGGGGAAGAATTGCAGAAAAGAGGTATCACGGCCGGACAGGTGACGGATGTAGTACTTACCCATCTGCATTTTGACCACTGCGGCTATTCGACCCTGAAAAATGAAGAAACGGGAGAAATACTCCCGGCGTTTCCCAACGCCACTTACTGGGTCAGCCGCAAACAGTGGGAAAATTTCCTCCATCCGAACGCTCTGGAAAAAG
This is a stretch of genomic DNA from Parabacteroides chongii. It encodes these proteins:
- a CDS encoding YjjG family noncanonical pyrimidine nucleotidase, which encodes MKYKNLFIDLDDTLWDTYHNNKECLEEIYTDHHLDRYYASFEAFFDIYWPHNELLWKQYRAGEIDRQTLIVDRFRYVLRPLGIEDTKSVLAVNNDFLQRTTTKTGLVPGAIELLEYLRPSYRMYILSNGFREVQDKKLRNSGLAPYFTRMILSEDAGIQKPHKGIFDFALINTNSRRSETLMIGDCFEADIFGAHQSKIDQLWFNPQGLPPQEFTPTYTVKSLEEIKGIL
- a CDS encoding peptide chain release factor 3 produces the protein MSQYSEEIKRRRTFAIVSHPDAGKTTLTEKLLLFGGAIHVAGAVKSNKIKKTATSDWMEIEKQRGISVATSVMAFDYENHKVNILDTPGHQDFAEDTFRTLTAVDSVIIVIDIAKGVEAQTRKLMEVCRMRKTPVIVFVNKMDRDGKDPFDLLDEIEEELHINVRPLSWPIDMGQRFKGVYNIYEQKLDLYTPSKQYVTEKIEFNDINSPELENHIGDTLAEKLRSDIELIEGVYPEFDVDTYLRGDIAPVFFGSALNNFGVKELLDCFVKIAPSPRPIQAVERVVEPEEDNFTGFVFKIHANMDPNHRSCIAFVKICSGRFERNAPYKHVRFGKQLRFSSPTAFMAQKKETVDEAFAGDIIGLPDTGNFKIGDTLTAGEELHFKGLPSFSPEMFKYIENADPMKAKQLNKGIEQLMDEGVAQLFTNQFNGRKIIGTVGQLQFEVIQYRLLHEYGAQCKWEPISLYKACWIESDNQAALDNFKKRKSQYMALDKEGRDVYLADSGYVLTMAQQDFPDIKFHFTSEF
- the rfbD gene encoding dTDP-4-dehydrorhamnose reductase; the protein is MKTVLVTGANGQLGNSIRLLAENHPGYNFLFTDVDTLDITNPAAVRGMIKDNQVDFVLNCAAYTAVEKAEEEEALCRRINAFAVGVLGKAAHEAGAKMIHVSTDYVFSGTSYRPYVETDVTCPISTYGRTKLAGEEILQEVCPDAVIIRTAWLYSEFGSNFVKTVLRLGKERDQLGFVFDQIGTPTYAGDLAAAILAVVTADERNAFVPGIYHFSNEGVCSWYDFTVKILQIAGIDCHVLPIETKDYPTKAVRPPYSVLNKKKIKTTYGITIPHWEESLRLCMEKL
- a CDS encoding DUF4924 family protein yields the protein MIVAKQKRKENIAEYLLYMWQVEDLIRANQFDLDSIRRTVIAQYDQPEEVKEEIAKWYEELIDMMRSEGVMEKGHIQLNKNVIIALTDLHLRLLKSPKEMIYGAAYYKTLPYIVQLRAKSGGEDLPELETCFNAIYGYLLLRMQGKTVSPETQEAIKQISSFLALLAEKYREDMNGELKLED
- a CDS encoding Mur ligase family protein produces the protein MRKVHLISVTEPLVLDLALAIHEKGYEVSVSGDGMTEEVIAKLHTAGCTCHGNGWFPERLTKDNNFVVLGATVKQDNPELIKAKELGLLILSIPEFIFQRTKEKTRVVVAGSRGKKTVISMIIYALQRQKMVFDYALTSEIPLLPNRVHMSYEARIALIEGDEHVTSALEKRFQLEFFRPHIAILTNLAWTPETDHASPDAYYDTFRNFTTLIEREGKLIYFEGDPAVKQLAEEVREDITAISYGAHPVIEKDGATFLQTRYGEFPIQVPDSYFLTNLNAARLACRQLGVKDADFYRAISEYSVSL
- a CDS encoding MBL fold metallo-hydrolase translates to MNIQIIDTGYFYADGGAMFGAIPKTAWSRRYPSNDTNGCVLAMRSLLISNIPEKVILVDNGAGTKHLKQLSYYNFFDLVDLGEELQKRGITAGQVTDVVLTHLHFDHCGYSTLKNEETGEILPAFPNATYWVSRKQWENFLHPNALEKDSYFIENMQAIADNGLLRLIDTDTELCPGIDLRLFDGHTPGQIAPYIRMPEQTFVFIGDVIPLAASVSPDWISAYDTFPVTSYQEKIRILEEAAREGQALIYCHDAYTKCSTVKKINDFFKKDKTIEIQ